One window of the Cryptomeria japonica chromosome 7, Sugi_1.0, whole genome shotgun sequence genome contains the following:
- the LOC131078127 gene encoding secreted RxLR effector protein 78-like yields the protein MDWANVLGQNATMFLLDFENVYDRVEWEFILMMLEAFGFPVEFCKWVKILLKEESAQVEINGSLTQNIKLDRSIRQGCPLAPALFVIPFDALYYILRDYTISPKVGGVKLPDGSELINTQFADDTALFIKLTK from the coding sequence ATGGACTGGGCAAATGTATTAGGACAGAATGCGACCATGTTCCTTTTAGACTTTGAGAATgtctatgatagggtggaatgggagTTTATTTTGATGATGCTAGAAGCCTTTGGATTTCCTGTGGAATTCTGCAAATGGGTGAAGATTCTCCTTAAAGAGGAATCAGCTCAGGTAGAGATTAATGGTTCTCTCACTCAAAATATTAAGCTCGACAGGTCTATTAGACAAGGTTGCCCTTTGGCCCCTGCTCTTTTTGTTATTCCTTTTGATGCCCTGTATTATATCTTAAGAGATTACACCATTTCCCCTAAAGTAGGAGGTGTTAAACTTCCTGATGGGTCTGAGCTGATTAATacccaatttgctgatgacactgcACTTTTTATAAAACTCACCAAATAA